The Algoriphagus halophilus sequence TGAAGCAGGGTGGGAACCAGTGATTTTTACACCTGAAAATCCTGATTTTGATCTAAAAGATGAGACTTTAATGGATGAGGTTTCTCCTCAACTGGAGGTTTTAAAATTCCCTATATGGGAGCCTTACCAGCTTTTGGATAAGATACGCGGTAAAAAAAAGAATCATCCAGGGAGGCTTTTGGAACAGAAAGAGAAAGGTTGGATTGAGAAAGCCGCTATCTGGTTAAGAGCGAATGTGATGGTGCCTGATCCAAGAGTGTTTTGGGTCAAACCCTCTGTTAAATTTTTAATTGACTTAGTCAAGTCAGGACAATTCCAAGCGATTATTACCACTGGCCCCCCGCATAGTATGCATTTAATTGGTCGGGATCTGAAGCGGAAAACAGGAGTGTTTTGGTTGGCTGATTTTCGTGACCCTTGGTCTCAATGGGAATTTTTGGATAAACTTCCGATGAAGTCAATGGTCCGAAGAAAACATGCTGAAATGGAAAAATCTGTGTTGAAAGAAGCAGATGTCATCACTACAATTTCTCCTACTTTTCAGCGAGACTTGAATCAGCTTGCGCAGAGAAAAATAAAATTGTTAACCAATGGATTTGATCCTGCCGATATCCCTGAACGATTTCAGGTGGAGAAAAAAGAGCCCCATCGATTAAACTTGGTCTATTCCGGAATTATAGATTCCATTCGAAATCCAATGCCGCTTCTGAATGCGATGAAAGAAGAATTCAAATCTGTTAGTGACCAGGTTTCATTCACTTTTGTGGGAAAGGTAAGTAACCATGTTCAAGAGCAAATTGAAGCGGATTCCTGGTTGAGAAAGCATGTGCATTATGCTGGATATGTTTCTCATGAGGAAGTGTTTGGCTTTTATGAAAAGGCTGACGCGCTGGTATTGATTTTGACCAATACAAAAAATGCACAGGGAAATATTCCTGGTAAATTATTTGAGTACTTAGCAACTAATATCCCCGTAATTGCATTGGGAGACCCCCAGGGAGATGCTTCCAAAATATTAGCTTCAGTAGGAGCGGGGGAAGTAATTGCACATGCGGACCATGTGGAGATTCAAGTAAGACTTCGGAAATTATTTGAATCTTCAGGAGCATTTGGTTCAAATGCTTCGATGGATCATTATTCCCGGAAAAATTTAAGTTTTCAACTAGCTGAATTGTTGGATGAAAGTTCCCTTTCCTGATCTTGATAGGATGGATTCAGAGCTGGAAAACGGCATTGAAAATAGAGGTCTTGGATTAGGTGAAAATGAGCAGCCCTAGTTTTTATCCCTCTAAATAACCTTGCGTTATGAGGTGAATAAGGCTGTGTTTGACCAAATTGTTTTTAAAAGTTTACCATCTTGGTCCACCTCCATACATTCCCACATTGATAGAAGGAGTCATTCTTACTCCATATGGGCCTCCTGAAAAGCTCATTCCTACTCCACCAGTCATATGCATATTCGAACAGCTATGAAGAATAAAAGCAACTCCGATCAATAAGCCCATGATTACTATTTTTTTTAACATGATTTTTTTGGATTAAGGGTTATAAACTTGAACAGCAAGAGGAGCTCCTGTTGGATCTAATAATAAAGCAACGGATCCATTTCTGATATCAGCATTTGGGCTTATCAATACTTTGGCGCCTGCATTTTTAGCCTTTTCAACGGTGGTGTTTACATCCGCTACTCGTATGTAAGGTACCCAGTGCGATCGTACTCCCGTGGATGGATTTTGGAGCATTCCTGCACAATTACGGTCATCGTATTTCAATACGGTGTAATCAATGTTCCCATCCTTAGTGGTGGATTTCGTGTACCCTACAACAGTGGTATAAAAATCTCCAGATTTTTGAGGATCGTTTGACCAAAGTTCCTGTCCTAAAAAAGTTCCTATGCCTGCCGGTTTTATTACAGGATCTCCATTGGATAATTTAATGAATGATACGTGTGCACCTTGAGGATCTTGGATGAAAGAAACCATTCCTCTGTTTTCTACTGGCATTGGTTTTTTCAAAATGATTGCACCCTGGCTTTTGGCTTTACTGGTGGAGAACTCTACATCTTGGACTGAAATTGCACCGATCCATTCACCTGTATTATTTTCAGTTTTATAGTATGCCATCAGCCCAACCGGGATGTCACCTTTTTTAAAAATCCATACTTTTTTATCTCCCTCTCCATAAGGAATGGCATCCCAATCAAATACAGCCTTGTAAAAATCAGCTGATACTTGCGGGTCTGGGGAAGCTAAATCATGCCAGACAATCCGACCCGGGGTATAGGTAGAAGTGGAAATTTCGGAAGCGATTGGAGGAGTTACACCGGGTGTGCAAGCTACCGCAACAACTAGTAAAATTGCCAGTTGAAAAATGTATTTCATGATGAATAATAATTAGTTAATAGATCCAATATAGACCTTGATAGTAATATTTAAATTAAAAATAGGGAATAAAATAAAAGTTTGATTGATGGGAAACTTTCTTTTCTATGCATTTTTTTGAAAATAACTCATTCTCAAAATATATTTTATCTATTTTCCAAAATGCGTTGGACACAGGACCCCATTTATGTGAGCGGGATGCTATGCATAGCTGTCTTACTATCTGTTTGGTTGGCTAAAAATAAAGTCGGGAGGACCATAGGTACTCCAATTTTGGTGATTTTGATCTGTGCAGTTTTTGCCAATTCAGGCATAATTCCCACTGCCACCTCGGGGCATCCGATTTATAATAGCGTATTTATGTATCTGGCACCCATGGGCATTTTTATTGCCTTATTGGATGTGGATTTGAAAAGTGTTAAAAATGCTGGTTTTCCCATTTTATTAATGTTTGGGATTGGAGCTTTAGGAACTATCATAGGGGTGTTAGTCGCTTGGTTTTTAGTGCAGCCAGCAGTAGAAATAGGTCCTTTGGCCAATGCCATTGCAGGAATGTATACCGGGACTTATATAGGTGGGAGTATTAATTTTAATGCGGTGGCTCTTGCCTATCAAGTAAATGAACATGCTGAATTATTTGCAGCTACGACGGTCGTAGATAATTTAATAGGCACACCTTGGATTGTAATTACCTTGCTTTTGCCTCGCTACCTTCAAAAACTTTTTCCCAGGAAAAAAATAATGCCGCCTAGTGGAGAGCTGGGGGAAATAAAAACTCATGAATTTATCTCGATAGGAGCTTTGGCAGCAATATTTGGATTATCCTTCTTAGCTATGGCCTTTTCTAAGCTCTTAAGTCTTTACTTCCCAGTAATTCCCGAGATTATTACCCTCACGACCTTGGCTTTAATTTTAGCCCAATTCTCTTTCATCCAAAGAATTCAAGGCACGCATACCATTGGCTTTTTTATAATCTTACTATTCTTAGGAGTGATTGGGACCCTATGTGATTTTAAAACACTTGCTGGGATAGGGGATCTTGCAGGAACGTTCATTTTATTCGTAAGTATTTTGATGCTGGTTCATGGGATAGTGATTTATGGTTTAGGAGGTATGTTAAAGATTGATTGGGATGTGGTGACCGTTGCATCCCAAGCAAATGTAGGAGGGAATACCACCGCTTTAGCGGCAGCAGAAAGTTTGAATAGACCTGATCTCTTAATCCCAGGAATTTTGGTGGGGAGTTTGGGAAATGCAGTTGGGACTTACGCAGGATTTTTTATAGCGGGGATATTGGGCTAATTTTTATGTTTGCTTTTTGGTGCTGAAATATGCTTAAACATTCTTAGTTTGATATATTTATAAAATTTACTACCTTAAAACCGCAATATTGTAATATATAATTTCGATTATGGGTTTAGGTCTTAATCAAGATTTTTCAAAAAGTTCCACAAATAGCCGAAAATCAAACTCGGACGATCTTGCGCTTTGGAGAAGCATAAGAAATGGAAATGACCTCACTTTTTCAATAAATCAATCTTGCAATTCATAGAAATTTATTTTCGTTGGGAACAATTTTCTCATTCTAAAGAAACAGTTGAAAAATATAGATTTTAAATCAGTTGTGTAATCTGTCCTCTTTTCTAAATAGTCCTGAGGCATTTGCGAATTTCAGAGGATCAGGCTTCCCTAGTTTGGATTCCAACCCTTTCCCTGGAAAAGAAGTGGATTTTATTAATCGGTTGACTTACCCTAATTCTGAAATTTCAGTAAATTCAGAGAATGTAAATGCTGCAATAGCATCTCAAGAGCCGGATAATCTTGCTACCAAAGTATGGTGGGACAACTAAGAATAATCGGGGCTTGGGACTTACTGAGCCCCGTTTTATTTAAATTATATCAAATTATGATCAAAAAAATCTCACTCACCCTTTCTCTATTAATACTGATTGTTTCGGGAGTATTTGCCCAACAAATATCAAAAGAAGAGATGCTCTTTCTGACCCAGAAGTGGACAGGAGAACGATTTGAGGATGGTCGTCCAAAAGTATCCGATGACATTTTAAGAAGAATGAAAGAAGTTACCCATGATGAAGCTTGGGCTGTGATGAAGAACGAGGGGTATCGATATCAATATGCAGATGGCTGGGGATTAATGATTAACCCAGATAGTGTTTTGGTAGGAAGGGCCTTGACAGCCACTTTCATGCCCGGTCGACCTGATATCCATGATGCGATTGACGAGCGTGGAAAAAAGGAGGGGAAACGTGGTCAGAATTCATGGCCTGTGGATCTTTTGGTGCCAGGGGATGTCTATGTGGTGGATCAGTTTGGAATTCATAATGGCGGTCCTACCATTGGGGATAATGTCGGAAATGCCATCTATGCCAAGTCCGGAAACGGGATTATTTATGATGGAGCAATCCGAGACATCGTAGGATTAAAGGAAATTGGTTCTTTTACTTCCTATGTATCCAGTTATCACCCATCCCATCACAATCAACCCGGTGACTTAAATACCATGCTGATTGGTATCAATAAGCCAACTAGAATTCACCAAGTTACTGTTATGGCCGGAGATGTGGTGTTGGGTAGAGATGGAGGAGTTTCCTTTATTCCAGCTCATTTGGCCGAAAAAGTAGTGGTTACCTCAGAGGTAGTTCGACTAAGAGATATGTTTGGCCATCAGCGGATAAGAGAAGGGAAATACACAGCAGGTCAAATAGATACCAGATGGTCTGATGAGATTGAAAAAGACTTTTCCCAATGGTTGAATGACCATATTGATGAATTACCGATCGCAAGAGAACAGATACAAGAGATCCTAAAGAAAAGAACCTGGTAACCTATAAGTACTAATTAAATTTCAATGATGAATAACAAAAAATCACGTAGATCATTCCTTCAAAAAGGTGCTGCTCTTGGATTAACCGGAGCAGGCTTATTGACCAATTTTGGCCAGGGTTTGCAAGCAGCAGTCCATAAACAAAATCAATATTCCAATCCTTCCGATTTGAAAATCACTGACATCAAATGTGGATATGTCCGCGGTGCTGTTTATGTGAAAATATATACCAATCAAGATGTTTGGGGTTGTGGTGAGGCGGTGGATGCCATTCAGGGGACTTATTACCTAGTCAAAAGACTGGGAAACCAACTGAAAGGACAAAACCCTTTAAACCCCAACCGGCTGGCTGAACAACTTCGAAAAGGTTCTTTTTTTGGTGGAGCCCAATCAGGGATTTTTGTGGCTGTCCTAACTGCCATTGAAACGGCTCTTTGGGACATAACAGGCAAGGTATTCAATGTTCCGGTATACCAATTATTAGGAGGAAAGTTCCGGGATAAAATACGTGTGTATTGCGATACTGCTCTTTATGCCTCAACCAACCCCACGCCGGATGATTATGCAGCAGCGGCTAGAGATGCTGTTTCCCGAGGCTATAATGCCGTAAAATTTGATGTGGATAACGGTAGGGATCCAAACAAATATGATCGATTCAATTGGACCGCAAATCCTGCTGAGATAGACAGAATGTACAATGCCATCGCAGCAGTTAGGGAGGAGGTAGGTCCCAACATTGATATTTGTGTGGACATGCATGGAAGGTACGATGCAGTCACAGGGTTGAAAATGGCTAGAATGTATGAGCCTTTGAACCTGATGTGGTTAGAGGAACCGGTTCCAGCAGATAACCCTGAAGTTTATAAGCACATTACGCAAGAGACAAGCACTCCAATTTGTGCCGGAGAGAATATCTACCTCGCTTATGGCTTCACCAAACTGTTGTCAGATGGTGCGCTGGATATCATCATGCCTGATTTACAAAAGGCGGGTGGATTGGGAGAAGCCCAACGCATCGCAAATTTGGCCAACCTGTACTATGTGCCGTTTTCACCCCATATGGTGGCCTCTTTCCTAGGTGCGATGGCCAGCTGCCATGTTTGTGCTTCAGTTCCCAACTTTCAAATTATGGAATGGCAGATCTACATGGACAAGGATCAACTTTGGAAAGATATCGTGACCTACGATGGTCCAAGAACCGAAAATAGCTTTATCACACTCTCTGAAAAGCCTGGTATTGGAGTAGAGATCAACGAAGAAGGAATGAAAAAGCATGCGGTTCCGGGGATTCCCTTTTTTGAATAGTCAAGAACTCTTCTCTAGTAGCATTGAATGTTAACAAGTAACCCAGAATGACTAATGAATTTTAAATTTCTACAAAAAAGCTATCCTTTGGCATTGGTGCTTTGTAGCATCCTGATGCTTCCAATAGGAAAAGCAACTGCACAAAATGTTGGGGCTTCCCCTGAGTATATTAAAGCTTTAACTTCCCAATGGAAGGGTGAGCGATTTCCTGATGGTAGACCTAAAGTATCTGACTCTATTCTTGAACGATTAAAAAACATTTCGATCGAGGAAGCTTGGGGTGTTTTGAGAAACAAAGGATTTCAAAATCAATACGAAGGTGATTGGCAAATTATGCTTCCCAATGAGGCAATGACTGGACGGGTAGTAACAGCTCAATACATGCCTCTCAGACCTGACTTGGAAAAACAAGTGAAAGATCAAGGAGTGGAAAAGGAAGGTAGGTCCCCTAAAGGAGGGACAAATTCCTGGCCGATAGATGTACTTGTGAACGGAGATGTTTATGTGGCAGATGGGTATGGGAAAATTGCAGATGGGACTTTGATTGGGGACAATTTGGGAAATGCGATTTTTGCTAAATCTCAGAGAGGGGTGGTATTCAATGGTTCAGTCCGTGATCAGGAGGGCCTTTCGGAAATTAAAGGATTTAATGCCTGGATCAAAGGACAGGATCCCTCTTATATCCAACAAATGATGTTGACTTCCATTAATACCCCCATTAGGATTGGTCGTGCTACGGTGCTTCCAGGAGATGTGGTGTTGGCCAAAAAATATGGAGTGATTTTTATTCCTGCTTACCTGGTAGAGGAATTGGTCCTAACATCTGAAGTGACTGGGCTGAGAGATGAGTTTGGACATCAAAGGCTTCGGGAAGGGAAATACCTTGCTGGACAGATTGATAGCCAATGGACCGAGGAAATCAAAAAGGATTTTTTGGATTGGTTAAATAACTATCCAGGAAAACTCCCCATGACGAAAGAGGAATTAGACAATTACCTAAAAGAGAGGAATTACTAATTGTTGACCTCCAAGCCTTGAAAGGGCTTGTCGCCTTTAAAGAGGCATTTTTGCTGGTTACTATTAACTGGCCTTCTATCATATTGAATTAACAATAACCCTGCATACCATGAAAAATACCCTTAAAGAACTCATTGAAAAGAATAAAATCAGAGAGCAGCAATATATTGCCCAACGTCAAGCGGAAATTGACAACCCTCTGACAAAAGATAATAGGAGAGATTTTTTGAAGAAGACGGCTTTGGGAGGGCTGAGCCTTTCAGCTCTTATGGGACTGAGTATCGAAGATACCATGGCTGAAACCACCAAAAATGTCCGTAGGGCATCGGCACCCTCTGATTTGAAAATTACAGATTTACGATATGCACATACGGCGGTCATGGGCGGTACAGCTATTCTTAGAATAGATACTAACCAAGGAATTTATGGGCTAGGAGAGGTGAGAGATGGAGCAGATCCAAAATATGCCTTGATGCTGAAGAGTAGGATTTTGGGAGAAAACCCATGTAATGTGGAAAAGATATTCAAAATCATCAAGCAATTTGGTGGTCAATCGCGTCAGGCAGGAGGGGTATGTGGGGTTGAGATGGCCTTGTGGGATCTTTGCGGAAAAGCGTATAATGTTCCAGCTTGGCAGTTGTTAGGTGGAAGATATCGAGATTCCATTAGGTTGTATGCAGACACTCCTGAAGCAAGTTCTCCAGAGGAGCAGATGAAGCTTATTAAATATAGAACAGAGGAGCAAGGCTATACCTGGCTAAAAATGGATGTTTCCATTGGTGAAATCATGGATATTCCCGGATGTATTGTCAACCAAGAGATTTTCAAACAAGGGAGAAGCCAGTGGCAAGGAGGGTACATGTCTTATGCGAACACGGCCCATCCTTTTACGGGAGTCCAAATCACAGAGAAAGGCTTGGACGAACTTGCCAAGATAGTGGATCATGTCAGGGGAATGGTAGGTTATGAAATACCACTTTCTACTGATCACTATGGACATTTCGATTTGAACAATTGTATCAGATTAGGTCAAGCATTGGATAAATACAGACTTGCCTGGCTTGAGGATATGGTGCCATGGCAAATGTGGGAGCAACACAAGACCATTACCACTGCTCTGAATACTCCTACTACAACAGGAGAAGATATTTATCTCCTTCAGCACTTCAAAGATTTGATTGACAATCATGCAGTAGATATCGTGCACCCTGATCTGGCTTCTTCCGGAGGTCTTTTGGAAACCAAACGAATTGCGGACTATGCCGAAGAAAAAGGGATTTCCATGGCCATGCATCAGGCAGGAACTCCTGTATCTTTTATGGCCAATGTGCATTGTGCAGCTGCCACACAGAATTTCCTTGCCTTAGAGCACCATTCGGTAGATGTACCTTGGTGGGAAGATATGGTCACTATGACCGGAGGAGGAAAAATGATTGACAAAGGGTACGCACCAGTTCCTTTGGACGCTCCTGGTTTGGGGATTGATTTAAATGAGGAAGTGGTGAAAGCCCATTTACATCCTTCAGATCAATCCTATTTTGCTCCTACTGACATGTGGAACGAAAAACGTTCTCATGATAGAACTTACAGCTAAGATTCCTATTTTACCTATTGATAAACCCGGAAACTTGCTACAAATCTTGTTTCCGGGTTAATTTCATGAGCATTCACCCAAAATACCTTCATTTTGAACCCTAAAATCACTAAATCTCTTTCAATTCTTTCAATCGCACTATTTGTTGGGGCAGTTGGAACCAGCTTGTTTCTTGGAATTGAATATGCAAGCTTTTTATGGATCGGCTTTTTCTTTATTTGTGCACTTTCATTTTTGGGAAGTGAAAAATTAAAGGGATATGCCTATTCCATGATGATCTTTGGCTCAGTAGCACTAGCGCTCTATTTTCCCCAATATTTCCTGGAATATCAAGGGTTCAAATTTAGCGCCTTGATCGTGCCTTTGATTCAGGTCATTATGTTTGGGATGGGGACTTCCATGAGCATTAAAGATTTTTTGGGAGTAGTAAAAATGCCCAAAGGGGTACTGATTGGGGTATTATGCCAATTTTCCATTATGCCTTTCATAGGCTTTACGCTCGCTAAATTAAGTGGATTCCCCCCGGAAATCGCAGCAGGAATGATTCTAATTGGCTGTTCTCCGAGTGGTATGGCTTCCAACGTAATGAGTTTTTTAGCGAAAGCAAATTTAGCTCTTTCGATTACCGTCACATCAATTACTACCCTATTAGCTCCATTTGTAACTCCCTTCCTGATGGGGTGGTTGGCAGGAGAGTTTGTAGCAATTGATGTAGTAGATATGATGTTCAGTATTGTAAAAATGGTGATAATCCCCATTGGTGCTGGACTGCTCTTCAATTATTTTCTTCGTGGTAAATCCAAATGGTTGGATGATTTGATGCCAATTATTTCTATGGCTGCCATTGCGTTGATTTTAGTGGTTATTGTGGCTGCTGGAAGAGATAGTTTATTGGATATTGGGCCAATACTGATAGTGATGGTCATATTCCATAACCTTGCAGGATATCTATTGGGGTATTGGTCAAGCCGTTTGTTCAAACTAAGTGAACGGGATTGCAGAACGATTGCCATTGAAGTGGGAATGCAAAATGGTGGACTTGCCTCTGGAATTGCCAAAGAAATGGGGAAAATAGCCACCGTAGGCCTAGCTCCGGCGGTATTTGGGCCATTTATGAATGTGAGTGGTTCCATTCTCGCGTCCTATTGGCATAAAAAACCGATTCCAGATGAAAGTTCATCTACCTAACCTTTTTAGGTTAATTTATAGGCTTGTCGAGCCAGTAATTTCCACTTGCCTTTTTCTTTATGCCAAAACATGATCACTCCGATTTCTATGGAATTGGTTTGGTCTCCATTCACCAAATCAGCAGCCAGTATATTTCTTACGATTGCTACATTTTTTTCAATCTGTATGGTTTGATCTTTAAAAGTAGCTGAGGCGAAATCTGATGCTCCAGTGACTAATGCTTCAATAAACTCAGATTGATTTTCGATTATTCCACTAGAATGTCCATAGCTAAGTTTATCAGAACTAAGTGCTTTTAAGCTCGCTTCGGTAGGATCAATGAGAGCTAGTCTTAAGGCTTCTACTTTTGTGGCTATTTCTTGTTCAGCTTGAGCAAAAACAAAACTACAACACAAGAAAAGTGCAAGTGTGAATAGGGTTTTCATGGGCGGATTGCTAGATTGATTGGAATGGAAAAGGATGAGGTTATTGAACTAATTTCTCAACTATAAATCATATTAAGATAAATAAAATGAGTTGAAAATTCTGTTCGTAACTTGATAATTTTTAAGGGTTAACCCGATTCTGTTAAAATAGATTAACCTCTAAAAAGATATTACAAACGAATCTTAAAGCTAGAATCAATAAGCTGAAAAACGGGGTGGGTGGAACTTGAAAGCTCAATTATTTAATGCCTCCAAATGCGCCGAAGCACATATTTTTATGTAGAATTTCGGTACTGCTAAAACCTACCTTTTTCATTAATTCCAATTGATAAGTCATAGACCTTGGCGAATCTTCCTTGTCCACATAGGCAAGGACTTTTTGACGATATTCCTTATCCACCAACGCCTCTAAATAATCTCCGTATCGTTCCCAAGTGAAATCATTCAAAATGGAGTTTTCTTGAGTGATCAAGTCGGATATCATCAAGCATCCCCCGGGCTTGAGTAAATGATACAGTTTTGTAAAGGTGCTTTCCCAATCTTCATCATCTCGTAAATGGTGTAAAACTGCACATGCCAATATGATGTCGTAACCGTGATCATCCAGTTCAGCAATACGAATGTCTTCCTGAATGCATGTTACTTTTCCTTGAGTCACTAGTTTGACTCTTTCCTCCGCTTTTTGGAGCATTGGTAAACTCAAATCCACCAAAGTACAGTGGAGATGCGGAAGCTTGGAAAGCATTTTTAAGGTATAGTTTCCTGCGCCACATCCAATGTCTAGCACATGCTTTGCATGCGGTACGATTCTTTTAGCGGCCTCGGTAATCAGTTCAAGTGAAACCTGGGCATCAATGGTAGAGAGTTGCCCTGTGTCCAGATTTGAAAATCGTTCTACATCTTGATCAAAACGGGCCCTTATTTCATCAATGGTGGATTTTTTCATCATAATCATTAAAAAAAACTGCTTTCCTAATAGGGTTCTATATGTATCAGTAGATGTCCTATTTCAGGGATTTCTTTTTGAAGTTTATCTTTCAATAAATGAGAGATTCTATGTCCTTCTTTTACGGTTAAGTCTCCATCCACCAAGGCATGTAGGTCCACATGGTAATCCATTCCTGCTTTTCGAATGAAGCATTTTTCAGTTCCTTTGACCCCTTTTACTTCAATAGCTATTGCCCTGATTTTCTCTATCAATTCCTCGTGATTATTTTCATCCATCACCTCAGATAATGCCGGTCTAAAGATTTTATAGCAATTGTAAACGATGAAAATTACAGCTACCAGGGCTGCATAATCGTCTGCTACTTCGAATCCTTCTCCAAAATATAAAGCGATTGAAATTCCAATAAATGCAGCGATGGAGGTAATTGCATCACTCCTATGGTGCCAAGCCTCTGCTTTCAAGGAATCGGAATTTATTTTTTTACTTCTCCTAATGACAATTTGATAGGAGGATTCTTTCCAGATAATAATGGCTGCCAATACCCATAAGGTAAAACTTTCAGGCAACGCATGAGGAATTCGTATATGTTGGATTGCTTGGTAGGCAATGGTAGCCGCCGAAACAATCAAAAAAGCAACGACTAAAAAGGTGATCAGAGGTTCTGCTTTGCCATGCCCATAGGGATGATTTTCATCTGCTGGTCGATTGGCATATCGAAGCCCCACCAAGACCAAAATTGATGCAAATACATCTACCACGGATTCAATTCCATCTGCAATTAAAGCATATGAATTGCCAAAAATTCCTGCTAAAAATTTAATCGTAGCCAAGGCAACATTTCCCAGCATACTGAAAATCACGGTTCGTATGGCAAGGTTTTTATTTGTCATTGTTGGGTCGAAGT is a genomic window containing:
- a CDS encoding cation diffusion facilitator family transporter; this translates as MTNKNLAIRTVIFSMLGNVALATIKFLAGIFGNSYALIADGIESVVDVFASILVLVGLRYANRPADENHPYGHGKAEPLITFLVVAFLIVSAATIAYQAIQHIRIPHALPESFTLWVLAAIIIWKESSYQIVIRRSKKINSDSLKAEAWHHRSDAITSIAAFIGISIALYFGEGFEVADDYAALVAVIFIVYNCYKIFRPALSEVMDENNHEELIEKIRAIAIEVKGVKGTEKCFIRKAGMDYHVDLHALVDGDLTVKEGHRISHLLKDKLQKEIPEIGHLLIHIEPY
- a CDS encoding nuclear transport factor 2 family protein, whose amino-acid sequence is MKTLFTLALFLCCSFVFAQAEQEIATKVEALRLALIDPTEASLKALSSDKLSYGHSSGIIENQSEFIEALVTGASDFASATFKDQTIQIEKNVAIVRNILAADLVNGDQTNSIEIGVIMFWHKEKGKWKLLARQAYKLT
- a CDS encoding class I SAM-dependent methyltransferase, with protein sequence MMKKSTIDEIRARFDQDVERFSNLDTGQLSTIDAQVSLELITEAAKRIVPHAKHVLDIGCGAGNYTLKMLSKLPHLHCTLVDLSLPMLQKAEERVKLVTQGKVTCIQEDIRIAELDDHGYDIILACAVLHHLRDDEDWESTFTKLYHLLKPGGCLMISDLITQENSILNDFTWERYGDYLEALVDKEYRQKVLAYVDKEDSPRSMTYQLELMKKVGFSSTEILHKNMCFGAFGGIK